Below is a genomic region from Candidatus Rhabdochlamydia oedothoracis.
CTGGACTTATCTCCCGCATTAAACTTTGCTGTCCAAGATCTTAAAAAACGCCTTTTATTTTGCAAGAGAAATATCAGCTCGGAGAGCTTATGAAGAATTAAGAGAATTTATATTCCTCTTGTGTGGAATTAGAGAACTTCTTGCATAACCCTCTATTTTAAGGCTTTCATTTTCTGATAGGGATAGGCACCATAGGTTGGGAAATAAAATGTTTGTACTGATGATATTACATATTCCTGCGGTCTCTGGGTACCACTCGAGGTTACCCGAATAAATACGTTGTTGATTCTGATTAAGTTGATTCCTCCAGAGCGTTTATAGACTGTGGTGATTCTTTCAGGTCCCTTAATAGCCTCCAAAGCCTGTATTAGTTATTTCATCGCGTTTATAGACTGTGGTAATTCCTTCAGGCTCTTCAGAGACCTTAATTGTTCCTTGAGAATCTTGATAGAATGTAAAGGTTTTTCCAGAGCGTTTATAAACTATATTGGTTGTTCCACCGCGTTTATCGACTGTGAGGGTTACCCCAGATCCTGGCATTGTTCCTTGAGAGCGTTTATAGTCTGATCTGATTCCTTCAGGTTCTTCATAGACTATGAGGTCTCCATCAGAGTATTCATAGACTTTGATGGTTCTTCCAGAGCGTGTATAGGCTATAGCGGTTCTTTCATAGCTTTTATCGACTATGATGGTTCCCTCGGATCCTCCATAGCCTGTATCTGTACCTGTGGTGGTTCCTCCGTGGTCTCCCGTACCTGAGCCTGTATCTGTGGTGGTTCCTGCATCGCTTTTATAGACTGTAGTGATTCCTTCAGGCTCTTCATAAACTTTGATGGTTTCAGAGTCTTCATAGACTTTGATGGTTTTTCCAGAGCGTTTATAAACTATATTGGTTGTTCCACCGCGTTTATCGACTGTGATGGTTCCCCCAGATCCTGGCATTGTTCCTTGAGAGGGGTTATAGTCTGATCTGATTCCTTCAGGTTCTTCATAGACTATGAGGTCTCCATCAGAGTATTCATAGACTTTGATGGTTCTTCCAGAGCGTGTATAGGCTACAGAGGTTACTCCATAGCTTTTATCGACTGTGATGGTTCCCTCGGATCCTCCATAGCCTGTATCTGTACCTGTGGTGGTTCCAACGTCGCCGCCTGTACCTGAGCCTGTATCTGTGTTGGTTCCTCCATCGCTTTTATAGACTGTGGTGATTCCTTCAGGCTCTTCAGAGACCTTAATTGTTCCTTGAGAATCTTGATAGAATGTAAAGGTTTTTCCAGAGCGTTTATAAACTATATTGGTTGTTCCACCGCGTTTATCGACTGTGATGGTTCCCCCAGAGCCTGGGATTGTTCCTTGAGAGGGTTTATAGTATGATTTGATGCCTTCAGGTTCTTCATAGACCATGATGTCTCCATCAGAGTATTCATAGACTTTGATGGTTCTTCCAGAGCGTGTATAGGCTACAGAGGTTACTCCATAGCTTTTATCGACTGTGATGGTTCCCTCGGATCCTCCATAGCCTGTATCTGTACCTGATCCTCCTACGATCACCTTGTCATCTAAGGGTGAAGGTAGTTTCATCGCTCCAATTGCATCTCGAACATTCTGGCTATAGCCTAAACCCCAAAGATCAAAAAACTCCCTCAAATCTCGACCTGATGCGCGACTTGCATTTAATACAAACCAGTCTTTATCCTTCTGATTCGTATCGAATAGATTCCCACTATCTCCGTAATTCCAAGCTTCTCTGTAAGCTTTGCCGAGCTTGGCGTAAAAATCATCTCCATAACTAAACAACAACTGCAAAAACATTAGTAGCCGTATGAACTCATTGTTTACATGCCCTGGCTTTTCAATTGATGTCCTGAAATCATAAGTTTTAGACGACATAGCATCAAAACCACCTTGAAGAACAGAAGGGTCAACCTTAGCATTGATAAAATTCGGCACTGATTTTGGATCCCAAAATCTATCATTTCCATACTCTGGATCATCGAGTCTAAAAATGGAAGCTCGGCTAATCTCATAACTCCCAAATTTATCTTGTTTCCCTTTAAAAAGGCGCTCGGCCACCATTTCATAAATATTGGCA
It encodes:
- a CDS encoding M60 family metallopeptidase; its protein translation is MTPELLDKDPTAAINRSNNPNDPLYWLKRNLETYFDRENNRYFIPVTEYGGAGSDDRIVPTHDKTRMAFDLSTRRTSYFPTDIFMEPGDEIAITVDALDNPQTNCFTVTGTYYPYIELNSMALVEHQTVIYTATTSGPLMLACINNNRDMKSWGKRIKITAVPKNETKKVPIFVFGLNSQKEWRENISQNPNSLNQVMMMSGRDRIYILGDVAKKLPLNIGKLLSEYLLISTAYDKLNGFDSSKAFHFPTQNLQVVTFERGDYVTANVVAVCNDPNRRKSRTEFVDWHELGHAHTMGWSWGSESEVTANIYEMVAERLFKGKQDKFGSYEISRASIFRLDDPEYGNDRFWDPKSVPNFINAKVDPSVLQGGFDAMSSKTYDFRTSIEKPGHVNNEFIRLLMFLQLLFSYGDDFYAKLGKAYREAWNYGDSGNLFDTNQKDKDWFVLNASRASGRDLREFFDLWGLGYSQNVRDAIGAMKLPSPLDDKVIVGGSGTDTGYGGSEGTITVDKSYGVTSVAYTRSGRTIKVYEYSDGDIMVYEEPEGIKSYYKPSQGTIPGSGGTITVDKRGGTTNIVYKRSGKTFTFYQDSQGTIKVSEEPEGITTVYKSDGGTNTDTGSGTGGDVGTTTGTDTGYGGSEGTITVDKSYGVTSVAYTRSGRTIKVYEYSDGDLIVYEEPEGIRSDYNPSQGTMPGSGGTITVDKRGGTTNIVYKRSGKTIKVYEDSETIKVYEEPEGITTVYKSDAGTTTDTGSGTGDHGGTTTGTDTGYGGSEGTIIVDKSYERTAIAYTRSGRTIKVYEYSDGDLIVYEEPEGIRSDYKRSQGTMPGSGVTLTVDKRGGTTNIVYKRSGKTFTFYQDSQGTIKVSEEPEGITTVYKRDEITNTGFGGY